A window of the Deinobacterium chartae genome harbors these coding sequences:
- a CDS encoding RrF2 family transcriptional regulator, whose amino-acid sequence MQLGVGVEYALHSMNYLASLPPGVALSLRDLATFQGITETYLAKIFAKLAKAGLVLSTPGVKGGYRLARDPADITFWDVVSAVEGGQYLFRCRNVRAECILLQGGAHPEWRSTGVCTIHAVMMEAEERMRDHLRSKNLVWLRDHLARTLPEAQKQAARAWFVEALSRRG is encoded by the coding sequence ATGCAACTCGGCGTCGGCGTAGAATACGCCCTGCACTCGATGAACTACCTGGCCAGCCTGCCTCCGGGCGTGGCTCTGAGCCTGCGCGACCTGGCGACCTTTCAGGGGATCACCGAGACCTACCTGGCCAAGATCTTCGCCAAGCTCGCCAAGGCCGGACTGGTCCTGTCCACCCCGGGTGTCAAGGGAGGCTACCGCCTGGCGCGCGACCCGGCCGACATCACCTTCTGGGACGTGGTGAGCGCGGTAGAAGGCGGACAGTACCTGTTTCGCTGCCGAAACGTGCGGGCCGAATGCATCCTGCTGCAAGGAGGCGCTCACCCGGAATGGCGCAGTACCGGGGTGTGTACGATTCACGCGGTCATGATGGAAGCCGAGGAGCGTATGCGCGACCACCTGCGCTCCAAAAATCTGGTGTGGCTGCGCGACCACCTGGCGCGAACCCTGCCCGAGGCCCAGAAGCAGGCCGCCAGGGCGTGGTTTGTAGAAGCGCTCTCGAGGCGCGGTTAG
- a CDS encoding VanW family protein has product MRLAFLPLVTALLAVVAAAQEEPDAARKPDLPRFTLELRTSEPRIRSGQLETVVIAKNFALDPQAVARSRSYNKISAALRPELERIFRQLERRTPQDAVWRNVQGRWIATQQSGWTVDRDATEAALRTAFASGRNSARVRLRRTEPGRSVRDFAERGILYHFGGGSSSFRGSPPFRVKNIVVGAQKLSGDYLEDGEEYDFNRRLGPTTRANGFVPGYVISGGTLVLEDGGGVCQVSTTLFRAAYQAGLPITERHAHSHRVTYYDPVGYEATVYAPYKNLKFKNDSGGTLYVQASWDTAAQTLRFDLFGPRNEREVAVSQPMLSDERPAAAPSYTADPSVRPGGQRQVDVAARGVTSVIRRSVRMPGGEVRKDQIKSVYRPWGAVYAVHPSDPRLN; this is encoded by the coding sequence ATGCGACTTGCTTTCCTTCCCCTGGTCACCGCGTTACTCGCGGTCGTGGCGGCGGCGCAGGAAGAGCCGGACGCAGCCCGCAAACCGGACCTCCCCAGGTTCACCCTGGAACTGCGCACTTCCGAACCGCGCATCCGCTCGGGTCAGCTCGAGACGGTGGTGATCGCCAAGAACTTCGCGCTCGATCCGCAGGCGGTGGCCCGCAGCCGCAGCTACAACAAGATCTCTGCTGCCCTGCGTCCCGAGCTCGAGCGCATTTTCCGGCAACTCGAGCGGCGCACGCCCCAGGACGCCGTGTGGCGCAACGTGCAGGGGCGCTGGATCGCCACGCAGCAGAGCGGCTGGACGGTGGACCGCGACGCCACCGAGGCGGCCCTGCGCACAGCCTTCGCCTCGGGCCGCAATTCGGCGCGGGTGCGGCTGCGCCGTACCGAACCGGGCCGCTCGGTGCGCGACTTCGCCGAGCGGGGCATCCTTTACCACTTCGGCGGCGGCTCCTCGAGTTTCCGGGGCAGCCCGCCCTTTCGGGTCAAGAACATCGTGGTGGGCGCGCAGAAACTCTCGGGTGACTACCTCGAAGACGGCGAGGAGTACGATTTCAACCGGCGGCTGGGCCCGACCACCCGGGCAAACGGTTTCGTGCCCGGCTACGTGATCTCGGGCGGAACGCTGGTCCTCGAGGACGGTGGCGGCGTCTGTCAGGTCTCCACCACGCTCTTCCGGGCCGCTTATCAGGCGGGACTGCCGATCACCGAGCGACACGCCCACTCGCACCGCGTGACGTACTACGACCCCGTGGGGTACGAGGCCACCGTGTACGCGCCGTACAAGAACCTCAAATTCAAAAACGACTCGGGCGGTACCCTGTACGTTCAGGCCAGCTGGGACACGGCCGCACAGACCCTGCGCTTTGACCTGTTCGGTCCCCGCAACGAACGCGAGGTAGCGGTGTCCCAGCCGATGCTCAGCGACGAGCGCCCGGCAGCGGCCCCGAGCTACACCGCCGATCCGTCGGTTCGTCCCGGCGGGCAGCGCCAGGTGGACGTCGCTGCGCGCGGAGTGACCTCGGTGATCCGCCGCAGCGTGCGGATGCCCGGCGGCGAGGTACGCAAGGACCAGATCAAGTCGGTGTACCGCCCCTGGGGGGCGGTGTACGCGGTGCATCCCTCGGACCCGCGCCTCAACTGA
- a CDS encoding cysteine desulfurase-like protein — protein MREAFAPLASELAYLDNAAGSFLPRHATDAISAFLSRYGGVNIKQAFALSREVTELKDRARAASATFFNASPQEVVIGPSSTALNFALARALSRRFGPGDEIIVSELEHESNVSPWRGLERQGVQLRIWRARWPEGRLDLADLGAMLSERTRMVALCAAANSVGSTPDVAGAARLARAAGAWTFVDAVHHAPHHLPDVQAWGVDFAVMSPYKVFGPHLGLMYISRQHLAALDSDRLYFLPDDEPVKFEPGTAQHELLAGWLGSLEYLCELGGGGFSRTTLEAAYREIERLEAPVTRRLIEGLCELPQVTLYGEPGLQGRVGTACFNVAGLSPQQVAERLAEQNVAVAAGHYYAMLPMQALGLLPDGAVRASVAHYTRLEDVERLLQVVAGLGAPAVAR, from the coding sequence ATGCGCGAAGCTTTTGCTCCTCTGGCCAGCGAACTGGCCTACCTCGACAACGCCGCCGGTTCTTTTCTGCCGCGCCACGCCACCGACGCCATCAGCGCCTTTCTGAGCCGCTACGGCGGCGTGAACATCAAGCAGGCCTTCGCGCTGTCTCGCGAGGTCACCGAACTCAAGGACCGTGCCCGCGCCGCGAGTGCCACCTTCTTCAACGCCAGCCCGCAGGAGGTGGTCATCGGGCCGTCCTCCACGGCCCTCAACTTCGCCCTGGCCCGCGCGCTCTCCCGCCGCTTCGGGCCCGGAGACGAGATCATCGTGTCCGAACTCGAGCACGAGTCGAACGTGAGCCCCTGGCGCGGCCTCGAGCGTCAGGGCGTGCAGCTGCGGATCTGGCGCGCCCGCTGGCCCGAGGGGCGGCTGGACCTGGCGGACCTGGGGGCGATGCTCTCCGAGCGCACCCGCATGGTCGCGCTGTGCGCGGCGGCCAACTCGGTGGGCAGCACCCCGGACGTGGCCGGCGCAGCGCGGCTGGCGCGCGCGGCCGGTGCATGGACCTTCGTGGACGCGGTGCACCACGCCCCGCACCACCTGCCCGACGTGCAGGCTTGGGGCGTAGACTTCGCGGTGATGAGCCCGTACAAGGTCTTCGGCCCGCACCTGGGGCTGATGTACATCTCCCGGCAGCACCTCGCGGCCCTGGACTCGGACCGGTTGTACTTCCTGCCCGACGATGAGCCGGTGAAGTTCGAGCCGGGTACTGCGCAGCACGAGCTGCTGGCGGGCTGGCTGGGCAGCTTGGAGTACCTGTGCGAACTGGGCGGCGGCGGGTTCTCGCGCACCACCCTCGAGGCCGCCTACCGCGAGATCGAGCGCCTCGAGGCTCCGGTAACCCGCCGCCTGATCGAAGGGCTGTGCGAGCTGCCGCAGGTGACCTTGTACGGCGAGCCCGGACTGCAGGGCCGGGTAGGTACGGCCTGCTTCAACGTGGCCGGGTTGAGCCCGCAGCAGGTGGCCGAGCGGCTGGCCGAACAGAACGTGGCGGTCGCGGCCGGTCACTACTACGCGATGCTGCCGATGCAGGCCCTGGGCCTGCTGCCGGACGGCGCGGTGCGCGCGTCGGTCGCGCACTACACCCGCCTCGAGGACGTGGAACGCCTGCTGCAGGTGGTGGCCGGGTTGGGCGCTCCCGCCGTGGCGCGCTGA
- a CDS encoding M3 family oligoendopeptidase — MTTLPTWDPTSLFPGLEAPEFQQAFDRAIADLNVLEEAFDRLDIRAGGSTENAAAKLEQVVAQWNALQEQLVTLRGFVQMYVTTDSRNTVAQGRSSELNNRTVRLSQLSTRLSAWAGNLDLEAVLAEAPGLKDYALMLRKQQVAAQHQMSPQEEELASLLNLSGGSAWAKLHGNVTSQLEVPYGPEGQRLPMPAVRNLASDPDPAVREAAYRAELAAWQSVEVPLAAALNGIKGEVNTLNRRRGWQDSVEPTLLQNSIDRETLAAMQAACVESFPDFRRYFRAKARLLGKERLAFYDLFAPVGKSSRNWSYPEATRFVVEQFRTYSDRLADYAQRAFDEGWIDVGPRPGKRDGAFCMRVRGGESRILMNFDENLDSVSTLAHELGHGYHNLCLEGRPSLLKNNPMTLAETASIFCETIVVNAALQDARGDERLYILETQLQGQAQVVVDIHSRFLFENGVFAAREARDLSVAELKERMLEAQRATYGDGLEETLLHPYMWAVKSHYYSTGLSYYNYPYTFGLLFGLGLYARYLQDPGTFRAQYDELLSSTTLEDAASLGARFGIDTRSQAFWRSSLDVIRGQIDEYVRLVDAATPA, encoded by the coding sequence ATGACCACCCTTCCTACCTGGGACCCCACGTCCCTGTTTCCCGGCCTCGAGGCCCCCGAGTTCCAGCAGGCCTTCGACCGGGCCATCGCGGACCTGAACGTTCTCGAGGAGGCTTTTGATCGCCTGGACATCCGCGCGGGGGGCAGCACCGAAAACGCCGCCGCGAAGCTCGAGCAGGTTGTGGCGCAGTGGAACGCGCTGCAAGAGCAGCTGGTCACCCTGCGCGGCTTCGTTCAGATGTACGTGACGACCGACTCGAGGAACACCGTCGCTCAGGGGCGCTCGAGCGAGCTCAACAACCGCACCGTGCGCCTGTCGCAGCTCTCGACCCGCCTGAGTGCCTGGGCGGGCAACCTGGACCTGGAGGCCGTGCTGGCCGAAGCGCCCGGCCTGAAGGACTACGCCCTGATGCTGCGCAAGCAGCAAGTCGCCGCACAGCACCAGATGAGCCCGCAGGAGGAGGAGCTTGCCAGCCTGCTGAACCTCTCGGGCGGCAGCGCCTGGGCCAAGCTGCACGGCAACGTCACCAGCCAGCTCGAGGTGCCCTACGGCCCCGAAGGTCAGCGCCTCCCGATGCCCGCGGTTCGCAACCTGGCCTCGGACCCGGACCCGGCCGTGCGCGAGGCGGCCTACCGCGCCGAGCTGGCCGCGTGGCAGAGCGTGGAGGTGCCGCTGGCCGCAGCACTCAACGGCATCAAGGGCGAGGTGAACACCCTCAACCGCCGTCGCGGCTGGCAGGATTCGGTCGAGCCGACCCTGCTGCAGAACTCGATCGACCGCGAAACACTCGCGGCCATGCAGGCCGCCTGCGTGGAGAGCTTCCCGGACTTCCGCCGTTACTTCCGGGCCAAGGCCCGGCTGCTGGGCAAGGAACGGCTGGCTTTCTACGACCTGTTCGCACCGGTGGGCAAGAGCAGCCGCAACTGGAGCTACCCCGAGGCCACCCGCTTCGTGGTGGAGCAGTTCCGCACCTACTCGGACCGCCTGGCCGACTATGCCCAGCGCGCCTTCGACGAGGGCTGGATCGACGTGGGCCCGCGTCCGGGCAAGCGTGACGGGGCGTTTTGCATGCGGGTGCGCGGCGGCGAGAGCCGCATCCTGATGAATTTCGACGAGAACCTGGACTCGGTCTCGACCCTGGCGCACGAGCTCGGTCACGGCTACCACAACCTCTGCCTCGAGGGGCGTCCGTCGCTGCTCAAGAACAACCCCATGACCCTGGCCGAGACCGCCTCGATCTTCTGCGAGACCATCGTGGTGAACGCGGCCCTGCAAGACGCCCGGGGCGACGAGCGGCTGTACATCCTCGAGACCCAGTTGCAGGGTCAGGCGCAGGTCGTGGTGGACATCCACTCGCGCTTCCTGTTCGAAAACGGCGTGTTTGCGGCGCGCGAGGCGCGTGACCTGTCGGTGGCGGAACTCAAGGAGCGCATGCTCGAGGCGCAGCGCGCCACCTACGGCGACGGCCTCGAGGAGACGCTGCTGCACCCGTACATGTGGGCGGTGAAGAGCCACTACTACTCCACCGGCCTGTCGTACTACAACTACCCGTACACCTTTGGCCTGCTGTTCGGTCTGGGCCTGTACGCGCGTTACCTGCAAGACCCCGGAACCTTCCGGGCGCAGTACGACGAGCTGCTGTCGTCCACGACCCTCGAGGACGCGGCGAGCCTGGGGGCGCGCTTCGGGATCGATACCCGCTCGCAGGCGTTCTGGCGTTCCTCGCTGGACGTGATTCGCGGTCAGATCGACGAGTACGTGCGCCTGGTGGACGCGGCGACCCCGGCGTAA
- a CDS encoding PIN/TRAM domain-containing protein yields MDLLGITLRLLLLALGAYLGALASSLLQRAFSLSEVGNIANTIYLMLAGLMTAFLFSGRFEALGRVVFAHLTSFLGHLEPKRVTAGTVGAIMGLLVSVLLSNLLANAPFYTWFVSALITLALVSFFIYFTLANADFFGSVLSGTPTPRRAQVTNAKVLDTNVIIDGRITDLVKAGFLEGNLVVPVFVLRELQFIADQGDATKRARGRRGLEVLEVLRTMTSLTVLDWDAPDLSGVDDKLVRLTKELGGKLVSNDYNLNKVARLQDLEVLNINELATAIRPKYAAGDSMTVTISKEGQQPGQGVAYLEDGTMVVVEDGQGHRGKSRKVVVLSNIQTAVGRMIFAKLDE; encoded by the coding sequence ATGGATCTTCTGGGAATCACTCTTCGACTGCTGCTGCTGGCCCTGGGAGCCTACCTGGGTGCCCTGGCCTCTTCGCTGCTGCAGCGCGCCTTCTCGCTCTCCGAAGTCGGTAACATCGCCAACACCATCTACCTGATGCTGGCTGGCCTGATGACCGCCTTCCTCTTCTCCGGACGTTTCGAGGCCCTGGGCCGCGTGGTATTCGCACACCTGACCAGTTTTTTAGGCCATCTCGAGCCCAAACGGGTTACGGCAGGTACGGTCGGTGCCATCATGGGTCTGCTGGTCAGCGTGCTGCTCTCGAACCTGCTGGCCAACGCACCGTTTTACACCTGGTTCGTGAGCGCCCTGATCACCCTGGCCCTGGTGAGCTTTTTTATCTACTTCACCCTGGCCAACGCCGACTTCTTCGGCTCGGTGCTGAGCGGCACCCCCACGCCCCGCAGGGCTCAGGTCACCAACGCCAAGGTGCTCGACACCAACGTCATCATCGACGGCCGGATCACCGACCTCGTCAAGGCCGGCTTTCTCGAGGGCAACCTGGTCGTGCCGGTGTTCGTGCTGCGCGAACTGCAGTTCATCGCCGACCAGGGCGACGCCACCAAACGCGCGCGCGGACGGCGCGGCCTCGAGGTGCTCGAAGTCCTGCGGACGATGACCTCGCTCACGGTGCTCGACTGGGACGCGCCCGACCTCAGCGGCGTAGACGACAAGCTGGTGCGGCTCACCAAGGAACTGGGCGGCAAACTGGTCTCCAACGACTACAACCTGAACAAGGTGGCTCGCCTGCAAGACCTCGAGGTGCTCAACATCAACGAGCTCGCGACCGCCATCCGACCCAAGTACGCTGCGGGCGACTCGATGACCGTGACCATCTCCAAGGAAGGCCAGCAGCCCGGACAGGGTGTTGCCTACCTCGAGGACGGCACCATGGTGGTGGTCGAAGACGGCCAGGGGCACCGCGGCAAAAGCCGCAAGGTGGTGGTGCTCTCGAACATCCAGACCGCGGTGGGCCGCATGATCTTCGCCAAACTCGACGAGTAG
- a CDS encoding S8 family serine peptidase, with the protein MKARVFSLLATALLTSAAPAPLVPNDPLFAQQWYWNTLRLPEAWAITQGSFSTTVAVLDTGQTPHDELLGRQLPGYDFVSDPQVSGDGDGRDPDPRDPGDATYHGTQVAGLIAARGNDRRGMAGANWRARVVHARVADRNGQIRAADFADALRWAAGIPVAGVPRNRTPARVINASLFVDFIPLTGCDPGVQAALDEVAARGVVVVAGAANDDADARGYTPAGCRGVITVTATDRAGRRAPYANHGPAVSVAAPGGDHSPGGGVISSYYGAGPTYTSASGTSFAAPMVSGVVSLMLALKPTLTPTEVKAILERTATRFPGGVCDALQPYKTCGAGIVNARAALEALGGGGK; encoded by the coding sequence ATGAAAGCCCGAGTGTTTTCCCTGCTGGCCACCGCACTGCTGACCTCCGCCGCGCCGGCTCCTCTGGTCCCGAACGATCCGCTGTTTGCGCAGCAGTGGTACTGGAATACGCTGCGTCTGCCCGAAGCCTGGGCCATCACCCAGGGGTCGTTTTCGACCACCGTGGCCGTGCTCGATACCGGGCAGACGCCGCACGACGAACTGCTGGGCCGCCAGTTGCCCGGTTATGACTTTGTCTCGGATCCGCAGGTGTCCGGTGACGGCGACGGGCGCGACCCGGACCCGCGCGATCCGGGCGATGCCACCTATCACGGCACCCAGGTCGCCGGCCTGATCGCCGCGCGCGGCAACGACCGTCGGGGGATGGCCGGGGCCAACTGGCGCGCCCGCGTCGTGCACGCGCGCGTGGCCGATCGCAACGGCCAGATCCGTGCTGCCGACTTTGCCGACGCGCTGCGCTGGGCTGCGGGCATCCCGGTGGCGGGGGTGCCCCGGAACCGCACGCCTGCACGGGTCATCAACGCCAGCTTGTTCGTGGACTTCATTCCGCTGACCGGTTGTGATCCGGGCGTGCAGGCCGCGCTCGACGAGGTGGCGGCCCGCGGGGTGGTGGTGGTCGCCGGAGCCGCCAACGACGACGCGGACGCACGCGGCTATACTCCGGCGGGCTGCCGTGGGGTGATCACCGTGACGGCCACCGACCGCGCGGGGCGGCGCGCACCGTATGCCAACCATGGCCCGGCGGTCAGCGTGGCCGCGCCGGGCGGCGATCACTCGCCCGGTGGCGGCGTGATCTCCAGCTACTACGGGGCTGGTCCGACCTATACCTCGGCATCGGGCACCTCGTTCGCAGCTCCCATGGTCAGCGGGGTGGTCAGCCTGATGCTGGCCCTCAAGCCGACCCTGACCCCCACCGAGGTCAAGGCGATCCTCGAGCGCACTGCCACGCGCTTCCCGGGCGGCGTGTGCGACGCGCTGCAGCCGTACAAGACCTGCGGAGCGGGAATCGTGAACGCCCGCGCGGCCCTCGAGGCGCTCGGTGGCGGGGGGAAGTGA
- the icd gene encoding NADP-dependent isocitrate dehydrogenase, giving the protein MYDKIKVPTEGQRITMDSGKLVVSDRPIVPFIEGDGTGPDIWQASVRVLDAAVEKAYSGKRKIEWMEVYAGDKANEVYGEQVWLPAETVTVLREYLVGIKGPLTTPVGGGIRSINVALRQELDLYACVRPVAYFQGVPSPVKQPELIDMVIFRENTEDIYAGIEYKAGSAEVAKLRDFLVNELGVTKIRFPETSSLGVKPVSEEGTKRLVRAAIQYAIDNNRKSVTLVHKGNIMKFTEGAFRDWGYEVAKQEFGGVELDGGPWLKLPGGIVIKDSIADAFLQQILLRPAEYDVIATLNLNGDYISDALAAQVGGIGIAPGANINYLTGHAVFEATHGTAPKYAGQDKVNPSSVILSGEMLLRHLGWNEAADLIVAAMSKTISQKTVTYDFARLMEGATEVKCSEFADALIANL; this is encoded by the coding sequence ATGTACGACAAGATCAAAGTCCCTACCGAAGGCCAGCGGATCACCATGGACAGCGGCAAGCTGGTGGTGTCCGACCGTCCGATCGTCCCCTTTATCGAGGGTGACGGCACCGGCCCCGACATCTGGCAGGCCAGCGTCCGCGTGCTCGACGCGGCCGTGGAGAAAGCCTACAGCGGCAAGCGCAAGATCGAGTGGATGGAGGTCTACGCCGGCGACAAGGCCAACGAGGTCTACGGCGAGCAGGTCTGGCTGCCCGCCGAGACCGTGACCGTGCTGCGCGAGTACCTGGTCGGCATCAAGGGCCCGCTCACCACCCCGGTGGGCGGCGGCATTCGCTCGATCAACGTGGCCCTGCGCCAGGAGCTCGACCTGTACGCCTGCGTGCGCCCGGTCGCCTACTTTCAGGGCGTTCCCAGCCCGGTCAAACAGCCCGAACTGATCGACATGGTGATCTTCCGCGAGAACACCGAGGACATCTACGCCGGGATCGAGTACAAGGCGGGCAGCGCCGAGGTCGCCAAACTGCGCGACTTCCTGGTAAACGAGCTCGGCGTGACCAAGATCCGCTTCCCCGAGACCTCGAGCCTGGGCGTCAAGCCGGTCTCGGAGGAGGGCACCAAGCGTCTGGTGCGCGCCGCCATCCAGTACGCGATCGACAACAACCGCAAGAGCGTCACCCTGGTGCACAAGGGCAACATCATGAAGTTCACCGAGGGCGCTTTCCGCGACTGGGGTTACGAGGTCGCCAAGCAGGAGTTCGGCGGCGTGGAGCTCGACGGCGGCCCGTGGCTGAAGCTGCCGGGCGGCATCGTCATCAAGGACTCGATCGCCGACGCCTTCTTGCAGCAGATCCTGCTGCGCCCGGCCGAGTACGACGTGATCGCCACCTTGAACCTCAACGGTGACTACATCTCGGACGCCCTGGCGGCCCAGGTGGGCGGCATCGGCATCGCGCCCGGCGCCAACATCAACTACCTGACCGGCCACGCCGTGTTCGAGGCCACCCACGGCACCGCGCCGAAGTACGCGGGCCAGGACAAGGTCAACCCCTCCTCGGTGATCCTCTCCGGTGAGATGCTGCTGCGTCACCTGGGCTGGAACGAGGCCGCCGACCTGATCGTGGCCGCCATGAGCAAGACCATCTCGCAGAAGACCGTCACCTACGATTTTGCCCGCCTGATGGAGGGTGCGACCGAGGTGAAGTGCTCCGAGTTCGCCGACGCGCTGATCGCGAACCTGTAA
- a CDS encoding TROVE domain-containing protein, with translation MAFNLARKPRTLEGGRAFTRPPEEELYLLVAASLFSGDAFYETDADRLARFRSLFARVAAREGGERFLEGLTRYAREVLLLRTTPTMLAAEALLQGLEGAERMAQSAWVRGDEHLEALAYVQSVGAKRTKRLCRAVAARLNTLTERQALRYAATGKGFSQRDALRLTHPQPASDTQAALFKFLTQGFAALGEDERARLPLISANRMAGQAISWEQLLSAEGSTPEVWERAVPLMGYMALLRNLRNLVTKGAGEATLLEAARRLSDPEAVAASKQLPYRFYSAYRALPEGTPPELIAALSKAMDHAADRLPPLEGRTLVLVDVSGSMVSPVAARSEVTRLQAACALGALLGRKPGSEVWAFASHHEQVLLPPGTPALIGTAHLEETYRRLGGGTYLASALQAALRRPFDRVVILTDEQAADDAWKVLERYLKRHGHSRAYVVNLAGYAPAATARHPRVHTVGGFSDRLLEWIVALERENVVDRIREYASA, from the coding sequence ATGGCCTTCAACCTTGCCCGCAAACCCCGCACCCTCGAGGGCGGCCGCGCTTTCACGCGCCCGCCCGAGGAAGAACTGTACCTGCTGGTCGCCGCCTCGCTGTTTTCCGGCGACGCCTTTTACGAAACCGACGCGGACCGCCTGGCCCGCTTCCGCAGCCTGTTCGCCAGGGTCGCTGCGCGTGAGGGGGGCGAGCGTTTCCTCGAGGGTTTAACCCGCTACGCCCGCGAGGTGCTGCTGCTGCGCACCACGCCCACGATGCTGGCCGCCGAGGCTCTCTTGCAGGGCCTCGAGGGTGCCGAGCGCATGGCCCAGAGTGCCTGGGTGCGCGGCGACGAGCACCTCGAAGCACTCGCGTACGTGCAGTCGGTGGGCGCCAAGCGCACCAAACGCCTGTGCCGCGCGGTGGCCGCGCGCCTGAACACCCTGACCGAGCGTCAGGCCCTGCGCTACGCGGCAACCGGCAAGGGCTTCAGCCAGCGCGACGCGCTGCGCCTGACCCACCCGCAGCCCGCGAGCGATACCCAGGCCGCACTCTTCAAATTCCTGACCCAGGGTTTTGCGGCGCTAGGCGAAGACGAACGCGCACGGCTGCCGCTGATTAGCGCCAATCGCATGGCAGGCCAGGCGATCTCCTGGGAGCAGTTGCTCTCGGCCGAGGGTTCCACGCCCGAAGTGTGGGAACGCGCGGTGCCGCTGATGGGCTACATGGCCCTGCTGCGCAACCTGCGCAACCTGGTGACCAAAGGTGCGGGCGAAGCCACCTTGCTCGAGGCGGCTCGCCGCCTGAGCGACCCCGAGGCGGTCGCGGCCTCCAAGCAGTTGCCCTACCGCTTTTACAGCGCTTACCGGGCTCTGCCGGAGGGCACACCACCCGAGTTGATCGCCGCACTCTCCAAGGCCATGGACCACGCCGCCGACCGCCTGCCGCCCCTCGAGGGCCGCACGCTGGTGCTGGTGGACGTGTCCGGTTCGATGGTCTCGCCGGTCGCGGCGCGCTCGGAAGTTACCCGCCTGCAGGCCGCCTGCGCGCTGGGAGCCCTGCTGGGCCGCAAGCCCGGCAGCGAGGTATGGGCTTTTGCGAGCCACCACGAGCAGGTGCTGCTGCCGCCCGGCACGCCCGCGCTGATCGGCACCGCTCACCTCGAGGAAACCTACCGCCGCCTGGGCGGCGGCACCTACCTCGCTTCGGCGCTGCAGGCCGCGCTGCGCCGCCCGTTTGACCGGGTGGTGATCCTGACCGACGAGCAGGCCGCCGATGATGCCTGGAAGGTGCTGGAGCGCTACCTGAAGCGGCATGGGCATAGCCGCGCCTACGTCGTCAATCTCGCGGGCTACGCGCCCGCCGCGACGGCGCGCCACCCGCGCGTGCACACGGTCGGCGGTTTCAGCGACCGCCTGCTCGAGTGGATCGTGGCCCTCGAGCGCGAAAACGTGGTGGACCGCATTCGGGAATATGCTTCCGCCTGA
- a CDS encoding SDR family oxidoreductase encodes MRVLVTGGRGRLGSNVVRHLQQHGVTVRVMSRSPRPQGSDRLEWVQLDLNGPGSLEAALAGVDTVVHAATDGRPAFEEASTARLLEASRQAGVKHFVYVSIVGAARVPGFGLYEAKARTEARVAGSALPHLIFRATQFHPFLTTLLETLNRLPWLLLPRDLRFQPCDPDEAAQALVRCVLEGRSGTHDFAGPEVLPLTKIAAMWLDARGQRKRIVQLPLPLRAVRAVALGALTDPLAERGQTGYAQWLRTSKAQPSERELRASARLGN; translated from the coding sequence ATGCGCGTACTGGTTACCGGAGGACGAGGCAGGCTGGGCAGCAACGTGGTCAGGCACCTGCAACAGCACGGCGTTACCGTGCGGGTGATGAGCCGCAGCCCCAGGCCCCAGGGCAGCGACCGACTCGAGTGGGTTCAGCTGGACTTAAACGGTCCTGGCAGCCTCGAGGCGGCGCTTGCCGGTGTGGACACGGTGGTTCACGCGGCAACGGACGGACGGCCAGCTTTCGAGGAGGCCTCCACCGCACGGCTGCTCGAGGCCTCGAGGCAGGCCGGAGTCAAGCACTTTGTGTACGTCTCGATCGTGGGTGCGGCGCGGGTACCGGGCTTCGGCCTGTACGAGGCCAAGGCCCGTACCGAAGCGCGGGTTGCCGGGTCGGCTCTCCCCCACCTGATCTTCCGGGCCACCCAGTTTCACCCGTTCCTGACCACGCTGCTAGAAACGCTCAATCGCCTGCCGTGGCTGCTGCTGCCGCGCGACCTGCGCTTTCAGCCCTGCGATCCGGACGAGGCCGCCCAGGCTCTGGTGCGCTGCGTTCTCGAGGGGCGCAGCGGCACGCATGATTTCGCCGGACCCGAGGTACTGCCGCTGACAAAAATCGCCGCGATGTGGCTGGACGCGCGGGGGCAACGCAAGCGCATCGTGCAGCTTCCCCTTCCCCTGCGGGCGGTACGTGCCGTTGCGCTCGGCGCGCTGACCGACCCGCTCGCCGAACGTGGACAGACCGGGTACGCCCAGTGGCTGCGCACCTCGAAGGCCCAGCCGTCGGAGCGGGAACTGCGCGCCAGCGCGCGCTTGGGCAACTGA